In Oreochromis niloticus isolate F11D_XX linkage group LG18, O_niloticus_UMD_NMBU, whole genome shotgun sequence, one genomic interval encodes:
- the LOC106098809 gene encoding myosin-7, with protein sequence MGDAAMKEFGAAAPFLRKSDKERLEAQTRPFDMKKECFVPDPEVEYVKATITSRDGDKVTAETEFGKTVTVKECDVHPQNPPKFDKIEDMAMFTFLHEPAVLFNLKERYAAWMIYTYSGLFCVTVNPYKWLPVYNQEVVAAYRGKKRSEAPPHIFSISDNAYQYMLADRENQSILITGESGAGKTVNTKRVIQYFASIAAVPSAGKKDPAAEKKGTLEDQIIQANPALEAFGNAKTIRNDNSSRFGKFIRIHFDNRGKLASADIETYLLEKSRVTFQLKAERDYHIFYQILSQIKPELLEMLLITNNPYDYAFISQGETTVASINDSEELMATDEAFDVLGFTQEEKNSIYKLTGAIMHYGNMKFKQKQREEQAEADGTEDADKAAYLMGLNSADLIKGLCHPRVKVGNEWVTKGQNVAQVNYAIGALSKAVYERMFLWMVMRINQSLDTKQPRQYFIGVLDIAGFEIFDFNTFEQLCINFTNEKLQQFFNHHMFVLEQEEYKKEGIEWTFIDFGMDLQACIDLIEKPMGIMSILEEECMFPKASDATFKAKLYDNHLGKSSNFQKPRVVKGKPEAHFALMHYAGTVDYNINNWLVKNKDPLNETVVTLYQKSTVKLLAALFANYAGADSAQESGGKGKGGSKKKGSSFQTVSALHRENLNKLMTNLRSTHPHFVRCIIPNETKTPGAMENPLVMHQLRCNGVLEGIRICRKGFPNRILYGDFKQRYRILNPSAIPEGQFIDNKKASEKLLGSLDIDHNQYKLGHTKVFFKAGLLGLLEEMRDDRLALIITRIQARSRGVLARIEFQKIVERRDALLVIQWNIRAFMGVKNWPWMKMFFKIKPLLKSAETEKEMANMKEEFAKLKEAYAKSEARRKELEEKMVTLLQEKNDLQLQVQAEQDNLCDAEERCEGLIKSKIQLEAKIKELTERLEDEEEMNAELTAKKRKLEDECSELKKDIDDLELTLAKVEKEKHATENKVKNLVEEMAAQDEIIAKLTKEKKALQEAHQQTLDDLQSEEDKVNTLTKAKTKLEQQVDDLEGSLEQEKKVRMDLERAKRKLEGDLKLAQESIMDLENDKQQLEERLKKKDFEISQLNCKIEDEQVMSAQLQKKLKELQARIEELEEELEAERAARAKVEKQRSDLARELEEISERLEEAGGATAAQIEMNKKREAEFQKLRRDLEEATLHHEATTATLRKKQADSVAELGEQIDNLQRVKQKLEKEKSELRLELDDVVSNMEQIVKAKNNLEKMCRSLEDQMNEYKTKSEEGQRAINDFTMQKAKLQTENGELLRQLEEKDSLVSQLTRGKQSYTQQIEDLKRQLEEEVKAKNALAHAVQSARHDCDLLREQYEEEQEAKAELQRGMSKANSEVAQWRTKYETDAIQRTEELEEAKKKLAQRLQEAEEAVEAVNAKCSSLEKTKHRLQNEIEDLMVDVERSNAAAAALDKKQRNFDKVLAEWKQKYEESQTELESSQKDARSLSTELFKLKNSYEESLEHLETMKRENKNLQEEISDLTEQISEGGKNIHELEKIRKQLEQEKSEIQTALEEAEATLEHEEGKILRAQLEFNQVKADIERKLAEKDEEMEQSKRNHQRTVDTLQSSLEAETRSRNEALRLKKKMEGDLNEMEIQLSQANRQAAEAQKQLKAVHAHLKDTQLQLDDSLRASDDMKENIAIVERRNNLLQAELEELRAALEQTERSRKLAEQELLDVSERVQLLHSQNTSLINQKKKLEADTSQLQTEVEDAAQECRNAEEKAKKAITDAAMMAEELKKEQDTSAHLERMKKNMEQTIKDLQHRLDEAEQIAMKGGKKQVQKLEARVKELENEVENEQKKASDAVKGVRKYERRIKELTYQTEEDRKNLARLQDLVDKLQLKVKSYKKVAEEAEEQANSNLTKFRKLQHELDEAEERADIAESQVNKLRAKSRDVGSKKGLDEE encoded by the exons ATGGGGGATgctgccatgaaagagtttgggGCGGCGGCTCCTTTCCTGAGAAAGTCAGATAAGGAGCGTCTGGAGGCCCAGACTCGCCCATTTGATATGAAGAAAGAGTGCTTCGTTCCTGACCCTGAAGTTGAGTATGTTAAAGCAACCATCACTAGCCGCGATGGCGACAAAGTCACTGCTGAAACTGAATTTGGAAAG ACTGTGACCGTAAAGGAGTGCGATGTGCACCCTCAGAACCCGCCAAAATTTGATAAGATTGAAGACATGGCGATGTTCACCTTCCTCCATGAACCAGCTGTGCTGTTTAACCTCAAAGAGCGTTACGCAGCATGGATGATCTAC ACCTACTCTGGGTTGTTCTGTGTGACTGTCAATCCCTACAAGTGGCTGCCAGTCTACAACCAGGAGGTGGTCGCTGCCTACAGAGGAAAAAAGAGGAGTGAAGCTCCTCCTCATATCTTCTCCATCTCTGACAATGCCTACCAGTACATGCTGGCAG ACAGAGAAAACCAGTCAATCCTTATCAC TGGAGAATCTGGAGCTGGAAAGACTGTCAATACCAAGCGTGTCATTCAGTACTTTGCCAGCATTGCTGCTGTCCCAAGCGCTGGGAAGAAAGATCCGGCTGCAGAGAAAAAG GGAACCCTTGAAGATCAAATCATCCAGGCTAACCCTGCTCTAGAGGCCTTTGGCAATGCCAAGACCATCAGGAATGACAACTCTTCCAGATTT GGGAAATTCATCCGTATTCACTTTGACAACCGAGGAAAGCTGGCCTCTGCTGACATTGAAACTT ACCTTCTAGAAAAGTCTCGTGTGACCTTCCAGCTCAAAGCTGAGAGGGACTACCACATTTTCTACCAGATCCTGTCTCAGATAAAGCCTGAACTTCTGG AAATGCTGCTCATCACCAACAACCCTTATGACTACGCCTTCATCTCCCAAGGAGAGACAACAGTAGCCTCTATCAATGATTCTGAAGAGCTGATGGCCACTGAT GAAGCCTTTGATGTTCTGGGCTTCACTCAAGAAGAGAAGAACAGTATTTACAAGCTTACTGGTGCAATCATGCACTATGGCAACATGAAGTTTAAACAGAAGCAGAGAGAAGAGCAGGCAGAGGCCGATGGTACTGAAG ATGCTGACAAAGCAGCTTATCTGATGGGCCTGAACTCTGCTGACCTCATCAAAGGTCTCTGTCACCCAAGAGTCAAAGTAGGAAACGAGTGGGTCACCAAAGGACAGAATGTCGCCCAG GTGAACTATGCTATCGGTGCACTGTCAAAGGCAGTGTATGAGAGGATGTTTCTGTGGATGGTAATGAGAATCAACCAGTCCCTGGACACCAAACAACCTCGCCAGTATTTTATTGGCGTGCTTGACATTGCTGGATTTGAGATCTTTGAT TTCAACACCTTTGAGCAGCTGTGCATCAACTTCACCAACGAAAAACTGCAACAGTTTTTCAACCACCACATGTTTGTACTGGAGCAGGAAGAGTACAAGAAAGAGGGCATTGAATGGACTTTCATTGACTTTGGCATGGATCTGCAGGCCTGTATCGACCTGATTGAAAAG CCCATGGGTATCATGTCCATCCTTGAAGAGGAGTGCATGTTCCCCAAAGCCAGTGATGCCACCTTTAAAGCTAAGCTCTACGACAACCACCTGGGAAAATCCAGCAACTTCCAGAAGCCCAGAGTTGTCAAAGGAAAACCAGAGGCTCACTTTGCCCTGATGCACTACGCTGGAACTGTTGATTATAATATCAACAACTGGTTGGTGAAGAACAAGGATCCTCTGAATGAGACTGTTGTGACATTGTACCAAAAGTCTACCGTCAAACTGCTTGCAGCTCTCTTTGCAAATTATGCAGGAGCTGACTCag CTCAGGAATCTGGTGGGAAGGGCAAAGGTGGAAGCAAGAAGAAAGGTTCTTCCTTCCAAACTGTATCAGCTTTGCACAGG GAGAACCTGAACAAGCTGATGACCAACTTGAGGTCAACTCACCCTCACTTTGTACGCTGCATCATCCCCAATGAGACCAAGACTCCAGGGGCCATGGAGAACCCTCTGGTGATGCACCAGCTGCGCTGTAACGGTGTGCTGGAAGGCATCAGGATCTGCAGAAAGGGTTTCCCCAACAGGATCCTCTATGGAGATTTCAAGCAGAG gtatCGCATTTTAAACCCAAGTGCTATTCCTGAAGGACAGTTCATCGATAACAAAAAGGCTTCAGAGAAGCTTTTGGGCTCTTTGGATATAGACCACAACCAGTACAAACTGGGTCACACCAAG GTATTCTTCAAAGCTGGGTTGCTTGGACTGCTGGAGGAGATGCGAGATGACCGTTTAGCTCTAATCATCACGAGGATCCAAGCAAGATCTCGAGGTGTTCTGGCAAGAATTGAATTTCAGAAGATTGTTGAACGCAG GGATGCTCTTCTTGTGATCCAGTGGAACATCCGTGCCTTCATGGGGGTCAAAAATTGGCCCTGGATGAAGATGTTCTTCAAGATCAAACCTCTGCTGAAGTCAGCAGAGACTGAGAAAGAGATGGCCAACATGAAGGAAGAGTTTGCCAAACTGAAAGAGGCTTATGCAAAATCAGAAGCCCGCAGGAAAGAACTCGAAGAGAAAATGGTGACTCTTCTCCAAGAAAAGAATGACCTGCAGCTCCAAGTTCAGGCT GAACAAGACAATCTATGTGATGCTGAAGAACGATGTGAGGGGCTGATCAAGAGCAAAATTCAGCTGGAGGCCAAAATCAAAGAGCTGACAGAGAGgctggaggatgaggaggagatgAATGCAGAACTGACTGCTAAGAAGAGGAAGCTGGAGGACGAGTGCTCCGAGCTGAAGAAAGACATTGATGACTTAGAGTTAACTCTAGCTAAAGTGGAGAAAGAGAAGCATGCCACTGAGAACAAG GTCAAGAACCTTGTTGAAGAGATGGCTGCTCAGGATGAAATCATTGCCAAGCTGACCAAGGAAAAGAAAGCTTTACAGGAAGCTCATCAGCAAACTCTGGATGACCTGCAGAGTGAGGAAGACAAAGTCAACACTCTGACCAAGGCGAAGACTAAGCTGGAGCAGCAAGTGGATGAT CTTGAGGGGTCTTTAGAGCAAGAAAAGAAAGTCCGTATGGACCTTGAGCGAGCAAAGAGGAAGCTTGAAGGAGACCTCAAGTTAGCTCAAGAAAGTATCATGGATCTGGAAAATGATAAGCAGCAGCTCGAAGAGAGGCTGAAAAA GAAAGATTTTGAGATTAGTCAACTGAACTGTAAAATAGAAGATGAACAAGTAATGAGTGCCCAGCTCCAGAAAAAACTGAAGGAGTTGCAG GCTCGTATTGAGGAGCTGGAGGAAGAGCTTGAAGCAGAGAGAGCTGCTCGAGCCAAGGTGGAGAAGCAGAGATCTGACCTGGCCAGAGAGCTGGAGGAGATCAGTGAGAGGTTGGAGGAGGCTGGAGGAGCGACAGCTGCCCAGATTGAGATGAATAAGAAGAGGGAGGCCGAGTTCCAGAAACTGCGCAGAGACCTCGAAGAGGCCACTCTGCACCATGAAGCCACTACTGCCACACTCAGGAAGAAACAAGCCGACAGTGTTGCTGAGCTGGGAGAGCAGATTGACAACCTGCAGAGAGTCAAGCAGAAACTGGAGAAGGAGAAGAGTGAGCTCAGACTGGAGCTGGATGATGTGGTCTCCAATATGGAACAAATTGTCAAGGCAAAG AACAACTTGGAGAAAATGTGCAGGTCTCTGGAAGACCAGATGAatgaatataaaacaaaatcagaaGAGGGACAGCGTGCCATCAATGACTTCACCATGCAGAAAGCAAAGCTTCAAACTGAGAACG GTGAACTTTTGAGGCAGCTTGAGGAAAAGGATTCCCTGGTGTCTCAACTCACGAGAGGAAAACAGTCCTACACTCAGCAAATTGAAGACCTGAAAAGACAACTGGAGGAAGAAGTCAAG GCCAAGAATGCATTAGCTCATGCAGTGCAGTCTGCTCGCCATGACTGTGACCTGCTGAGGGAGCAGtatgaggaggagcaggaggctaAAGCTGAACTGCAGCGTGGCATGTCCAAGGCCAACTCTGAGGTGGCTCAGTGGAGAACCAAGTATGAAACTGATGCCATCCAGAGGACTGAAGAACTAGAAGAGGCCAA AAAGAAGCTGGCTCAGCGTCTGCAGGAGGCTGAGGAGGCTGTTGAAGCAGTGAATGCTAAATGTTCCTCTCTGGAGAAGACCAAACACAGGCTGCAGAATGAGATTGAAGATCTCATGGTGGATGTAGAGAGGtctaatgctgctgctgctgctctggacaagaaacaaagaaactttGACAAG GTCTTGGCAGAGTGGAAACAGAAGTACGAGGAGTCTCAAACAGAGCTGGAGAGCTCTCAGAAAGATGCCAGGTCTCTGAGCACTGAGCTCTTCAAACTGAAGAACTCCTATGAAGAATCTCTTGAACATTTGGAGACCATGAAGAGAGAGAACAAGAACTTACAAG AGGAAATATCTGACCTCACTGAACAAATTAGCGAGGGTGGAAAGAATATTCATGAGCTTGAGAAGATTCGAAAGCAGTTGGAACAAGAGAAGTCTGAGATACAGACAGCTCTGGAGGAAGCAGAG GCCACACTGGAGCATGAGGAAGGGAAGATTCTCAGAGCCCAACTTGAGTTTAACCAAGTAAAGGCTGACATTGAGCGCAAGCTAGCTGAGAAAGATGAAGAAATGGAGCAATCGAAAAGAAACCACCAGCGAACTGTGGATACTCTTCAAAGCTCTCTGGAGGCTGAGACTCGCAGCAGGAATGAGGCTCTGCGTCTGAAAAAGAAGATGGAGGGAGACCTCAATGAGATGGAGATCCAGCTAAGCCAGGCTAACAGGCAGGCAGCTGAGGCCCAGAAACAACTTAAGGCCGTCCATGCACATCTGAAG GATACTCAACTTCAGCTGGACGACTCTCTGCGAGCCAGTGACGATATGAAGGAAAACATTGCCATTGTTGAGCGACGCAACAACCTTCTTCAGGCTGaactggaggagctgagagcaGCTCTGGAGCAAACGGAGAGAAGCCGCAAACTTGCAGAGCAAGAGCTGCTGGATGTCAGTGAGAGAGTGCAGCTACTGCACTCACAG AACACAAGTTTGATAAATCAGAAAAAGAAGTTAGAAGCTGACACCTCCCAGCTTCAGACAGAAGTAGAAGATGCAGCTCAGGAATGCAGAAATGCTGAGGAGAAGGCCAAGAAGGCCATCACTGATGCTGCCATGATGGCAGAGGAACTGAAGAAAGAGCAGGACACCAGCGCTCATCTGGAGCGGATGAAGAAGAACATGGAGCAAACCATCAAAGACCTGCAGCACCGCCTGGATGAAGCTGAGCAGATCGCCATGAAGGGAGGCAAGAAGCAGGTGCAGAAGCTCGAGGCCAGG GTCAAGGAACTTGAAAATGAGGTGGAAAATGAGCAGAAAAAGGCCAGCGATGCTGTGAAGGGAGTAAGAAAGTATGAAAGGCGTATCAAGGAGCTTACTTATCAG ACCGAAGAAGATCGCAAAAATCTAGCACGTCTTCAAGATTTGGTGGACAAGCTGCAGCTAAAGGTCAAGTCCTACAAGAAGGTTGCAGAGGAAGCT GAGGAACAGGCCAACAGTAATCTTACCAAGTTCCGCAAACTTCAACATGAGCTCGATGAAGCTGAGGAAAGAGCTGACATTGCCGAGTCTCAGGTCAACAAACTACGCGCCAAAAGCCGTGATGTGGGATCAAAG AAAGGACTTGATGAAGAATGA